A genomic stretch from Streptomyces sp. QL37 includes:
- the aspS gene encoding aspartate--tRNA ligase, with the protein MHRYRSHTCGELRASDVGTDVRLSGWLHNRRDLGGILFIDLRDHYGLVQLVARPGTPGNDALAKLTKETVVRIDGKVSARGSDNVNPELPTGEIEIEVTDVEVLGEAAPLPFTINTEDGVNEERRLEYRFLDLRRERMHRNIMLRSSVIASIRSKMVALGFNEMATPILAATSPEGARDFVVPSRLNPGKFYALPQAPQQFKQLLMISGFDRYFQIAPCFRDEDARADRSPGEFYQLDVEMSFVEQEDVFQPIEKLMTELFTEFGNGREVTSPFPRIPFRESMLKYGNDKPDLRAKLELVDISDVFADSGFKAFAGKHVRALPVPDTAGQSRKFFDGLGEYAVEHGAKGLAWVRVGEDGTLAGPIAKFLTEADVKTLTERLSLVPGHAVFFGAGEFDEVSKIMSVVRVEAAKRAGHFEEGVFRFCWIVDFPMYEKDEETGKIDFSHNPFSMPQGGMKDLEEKDPLDILAWQYDIVCNGIELSSGAIRNHEPEVMLKAFAIAGYEAETVEREFAGMLRAFRLGAPPHGGIAPGVDRIVMLLADEPNIRETIAFPLNGNAQDLMMGAPSVLDETRLRELNIQLRKPVAAAKDKADVTDAVARDTGAK; encoded by the coding sequence ATGCATCGGTACAGGTCCCACACCTGCGGCGAGCTCCGCGCCTCTGACGTCGGCACCGACGTCCGGCTGAGCGGCTGGCTGCACAATCGTCGAGACCTGGGCGGCATCCTCTTCATCGATCTGCGCGACCACTACGGTCTGGTGCAGCTCGTCGCCCGCCCCGGCACCCCCGGCAACGACGCCCTGGCGAAGCTGACCAAGGAGACCGTCGTCCGGATCGACGGCAAGGTCTCCGCGCGCGGCTCCGACAACGTCAACCCGGAGCTCCCGACCGGTGAGATCGAGATCGAGGTCACCGACGTCGAGGTGCTGGGCGAGGCCGCCCCGCTGCCCTTCACGATCAACACCGAGGACGGGGTCAACGAGGAGCGGCGCCTGGAGTACCGCTTCCTCGACCTGCGCCGCGAGCGCATGCACCGCAACATCATGCTGCGCTCGTCCGTCATCGCCTCCATCCGCTCCAAGATGGTGGCCCTCGGCTTCAACGAGATGGCGACCCCGATCCTCGCCGCGACCTCACCCGAGGGCGCCCGCGACTTCGTGGTCCCGTCCCGGCTGAACCCGGGCAAGTTCTACGCCCTTCCGCAGGCCCCGCAGCAGTTCAAGCAGCTGCTGATGATCTCCGGCTTCGACCGCTACTTCCAGATCGCGCCCTGCTTCCGCGACGAGGACGCCCGCGCGGACCGTTCGCCGGGCGAGTTCTACCAGCTCGACGTCGAGATGTCGTTCGTCGAGCAGGAGGACGTCTTCCAGCCGATCGAGAAGCTCATGACCGAGCTCTTCACCGAGTTCGGCAACGGACGCGAGGTCACCTCGCCGTTCCCGCGCATCCCGTTCCGCGAGTCGATGCTGAAGTACGGCAACGACAAGCCGGACCTGCGCGCCAAGCTGGAGCTCGTCGACATCTCGGACGTCTTCGCCGACTCCGGGTTCAAGGCGTTCGCAGGCAAGCACGTCCGCGCCCTTCCGGTGCCGGACACCGCGGGCCAGTCCCGGAAGTTCTTCGACGGCCTCGGTGAGTACGCCGTCGAGCACGGGGCCAAGGGCCTCGCCTGGGTCCGCGTCGGCGAGGACGGCACGCTGGCCGGACCGATCGCCAAGTTCCTCACCGAGGCGGACGTCAAGACCCTCACCGAGCGTCTGTCCCTCGTCCCCGGCCACGCCGTCTTCTTCGGCGCGGGTGAGTTCGACGAGGTCTCCAAGATCATGTCCGTCGTCCGTGTCGAGGCCGCCAAGCGCGCCGGCCACTTCGAGGAGGGCGTCTTCCGCTTCTGCTGGATCGTCGACTTCCCGATGTACGAGAAGGACGAGGAGACCGGCAAGATCGACTTCTCGCACAACCCGTTCTCCATGCCCCAGGGCGGCATGAAGGACCTGGAGGAGAAGGACCCGCTCGACATCCTGGCCTGGCAGTACGACATCGTCTGCAACGGCATCGAGCTGTCCTCCGGCGCCATCCGCAACCACGAGCCCGAGGTCATGCTGAAGGCCTTCGCGATCGCCGGTTACGAGGCGGAGACCGTCGAGCGTGAGTTCGCGGGAATGCTGCGCGCGTTCCGCCTCGGCGCCCCGCCGCACGGTGGCATCGCTCCGGGTGTCGACCGCATCGTGATGCTGCTGGCCGACGAGCCCAACATCCGCGAGACGATCGCCTTCCCGCTCAACGGCAACGCCCAGGACCTGATGATGGGCGCCCCGAGCGTGCTGGACGAGACCCGGCTGCGCGAGCTGAACATCCAGCTGCGTAAGCCCGTCGCGGCGGCGAAGGACAAGGCCGACGTCACGGACGCCGTGGCGAGGGACACCGGCGCGAAGTAG
- a CDS encoding SpoIIE family protein phosphatase, with amino-acid sequence MRTEEILAAIGTGLWSWDSSSGTVTLDAEAARLVGLPAEATARPGEEVRPRFHPADWNEIDGIVNFAIAEGTVAEARMRIVDENGAVVRTVRTRSKPIPLDTPGRHTYVLTGILQEVTQPPEDTAAKTPLTGDWRRSREAFLLDAGRALAEAGSTEEVLRVAHSLSMPGFSPDGLAVFGVSGERLTIIGHHGHNVGDEKPFTDMPLQTDYPAAEVVRTGQAIYLESPEEYRRRFPATWPLAQEFGRQSWAFLPLISSGHTMGAWMAGFRHNVAFSPDERSVLTTVARMLAQALTRAGAAETERELSLGLQRAMRPSLGPGVPGLTVAARYIPTGGGLQVGGDWYDVIPLPNGRIALVIGDVQGHDVRAAGLMGQLRIALRAYASEGHRPDAVLSRASRFLSGLTETYDLDDGEDRSDATRFATCLYAEADPGNGTLDIARAGHPDPVVISVDGTAVIRQTAGGLPLGVEKDADYPTTRVVLGPGETIMLCTDGLIETGGHDMATGWTRLRPVLEKPVEDLEELADALVQTVHGPGSHYTTGPLVDRREDDIAVMVLRREAARTRRAPGRRSAMSIAQAEPERVAAARQQVRELLHDWADTEQVDSAELMVSEMSTNVLVHTDGDALLVAEVTGERGERRLRVEVADTSDELPHKRRPGEMASSGRGLVLMEMLADAWGVDPRGEGKSIWFELYESAEPAELGVTGS; translated from the coding sequence ATGCGCACCGAGGAGATCCTGGCTGCGATCGGGACCGGGCTGTGGAGCTGGGACAGCTCGTCGGGCACGGTCACGCTCGACGCCGAGGCGGCGCGGCTGGTGGGACTGCCCGCCGAGGCCACGGCCCGCCCCGGCGAGGAGGTGCGCCCCCGCTTCCACCCGGCCGACTGGAACGAGATCGACGGCATCGTGAACTTCGCTATCGCCGAAGGCACGGTGGCCGAGGCCAGGATGCGGATCGTGGACGAGAACGGCGCCGTCGTACGCACGGTGCGCACCCGGTCGAAGCCGATCCCGCTGGACACCCCGGGCCGCCACACGTACGTACTGACGGGCATCCTCCAGGAGGTCACCCAGCCCCCGGAGGACACCGCGGCGAAGACCCCGCTCACCGGCGACTGGCGGCGGTCGCGCGAGGCGTTCCTGCTGGACGCGGGGCGGGCGCTGGCCGAGGCCGGGTCCACCGAGGAGGTTCTGCGGGTCGCCCATTCGCTCTCCATGCCCGGCTTCTCGCCGGACGGGCTCGCCGTCTTCGGGGTCTCGGGCGAGCGGCTGACGATCATCGGGCACCACGGGCACAACGTCGGCGACGAGAAGCCGTTCACCGACATGCCCCTCCAGACGGACTACCCGGCGGCCGAGGTCGTGCGGACCGGCCAGGCGATCTACCTCGAGTCCCCCGAGGAGTACCGGCGCCGCTTCCCGGCCACCTGGCCCCTCGCCCAGGAGTTCGGGCGCCAGTCCTGGGCCTTCCTGCCGCTGATCTCGTCCGGGCACACCATGGGCGCCTGGATGGCGGGGTTCCGGCACAACGTGGCCTTCTCCCCCGACGAGCGCTCCGTGCTGACGACGGTGGCCAGGATGCTGGCGCAGGCACTGACCCGCGCCGGGGCGGCAGAGACCGAGCGCGAGCTGTCGCTGGGCCTCCAGCGGGCGATGAGGCCGTCCCTGGGCCCCGGTGTCCCCGGCCTGACGGTGGCGGCGCGTTACATCCCGACGGGAGGAGGTCTCCAGGTCGGCGGCGACTGGTACGACGTGATCCCGCTCCCCAACGGCCGTATCGCCCTCGTCATCGGTGACGTCCAGGGCCATGACGTGCGGGCGGCGGGCCTGATGGGCCAGCTGCGGATCGCCCTGCGCGCGTACGCCTCCGAGGGGCACCGCCCCGACGCCGTGCTCTCCCGGGCCTCGCGCTTCCTGTCCGGGCTGACCGAGACGTACGACCTCGACGACGGCGAGGACCGGTCCGACGCGACGCGCTTCGCGACCTGCCTGTACGCGGAGGCCGACCCCGGGAACGGGACCCTCGACATCGCCCGCGCGGGCCACCCCGACCCTGTGGTGATCAGCGTCGACGGCACCGCGGTGATCCGGCAGACCGCCGGAGGGCTGCCCCTGGGCGTCGAGAAGGACGCCGACTACCCGACGACCCGCGTGGTCCTGGGACCCGGCGAGACGATCATGCTGTGCACGGACGGACTCATCGAGACCGGCGGACACGACATGGCCACCGGCTGGACCAGGCTCAGGCCGGTCCTGGAGAAGCCCGTCGAGGACCTGGAGGAGCTCGCGGACGCCCTCGTGCAGACGGTGCACGGTCCCGGCTCCCACTACACGACCGGGCCGCTGGTGGACCGCCGGGAGGACGACATCGCGGTCATGGTGCTGCGCCGCGAGGCGGCACGGACGCGCAGGGCCCCGGGGCGGCGCTCGGCCATGAGCATCGCCCAGGCGGAGCCCGAGCGCGTCGCGGCCGCCCGCCAGCAGGTGCGGGAGCTGCTGCACGACTGGGCGGACACGGAGCAGGTCGACTCGGCGGAGCTGATGGTCTCCGAGATGTCCACGAACGTGCTCGTCCACACCGACGGGGACGCGCTGCTCGTCGCGGAGGTGACGGGCGAGCGCGGTGAGCGGCGGCTGCGTGTCGAGGTCGCCGACACCAGCGACGAGCTGCCGCACAAGCGGCGTCCGGGGGAGATGGCGTCCAGCGGCCGCGGGCTGGTGCTGATGGAGATGCTCGCCGACGCGTGGGGGGTGGACCCGAGGGGTGAGGGGAAGTCGATCTGGTTCGAGCTGTACGAGTCCGCCGAGCCGGCCGAGCTGGGCGTCACCGGCTCATGA
- a CDS encoding AI-2E family transporter, whose amino-acid sequence MPTRKPLLPDVARRTAAWCGVLLLAVGVVAVAVWLVVVLKTAVTPVLLALLGTALLGPVHRWLTAHKVNRSVAAGLTCAALVAVGGGAGYIVVTALVDTGDQIVASLKDAAQWVIDHFDIEGVANVDDLADNAKKLIGKFGASAAGGLLTGISVIGSLVTTAVLALLLTFFFLRDSDRAVHLAHTIAPRGTGGLVEAMGRRAFEAVEGFMRGTTFIALIDALCITVGLLILRVPGAVGLGALVFVGAYIPYLGAFISGAVAVLVALADRGIVIALWALGVVLAVQVLEGHVLQPVIQSRTVQMHPATIMIALTAGASVAGLLGMLLAVPVCAAVFGVIGELRKGYEAGSLDGTVPGSS is encoded by the coding sequence GTGCCTACCCGGAAGCCCCTCCTGCCCGATGTCGCCCGGCGGACGGCCGCTTGGTGCGGTGTCCTGCTCCTGGCCGTCGGCGTCGTGGCCGTGGCCGTCTGGCTGGTGGTGGTGCTCAAGACCGCGGTCACCCCGGTCCTGCTGGCGTTGCTCGGCACGGCGCTGCTCGGCCCCGTCCACCGCTGGCTGACCGCCCACAAGGTGAACAGATCCGTGGCGGCCGGACTCACCTGTGCCGCGCTCGTCGCGGTGGGCGGCGGAGCCGGATACATCGTCGTCACCGCCCTCGTGGACACCGGCGACCAGATCGTGGCCTCGCTGAAGGACGCGGCACAGTGGGTCATCGACCACTTCGACATCGAAGGGGTCGCCAATGTGGACGACCTGGCGGACAACGCGAAGAAACTGATCGGGAAGTTCGGCGCGAGTGCGGCGGGCGGACTGCTCACGGGGATCAGCGTCATCGGGTCGCTCGTGACCACCGCGGTCCTCGCTCTGCTGCTGACGTTCTTCTTCCTGCGCGACTCCGACCGTGCCGTCCACCTCGCCCACACCATCGCCCCGCGCGGCACGGGCGGGCTCGTGGAGGCCATGGGGCGCAGGGCCTTCGAAGCCGTCGAGGGGTTCATGCGCGGCACCACCTTCATCGCCCTGATCGACGCGCTCTGCATCACGGTGGGTCTGCTGATCCTGCGGGTGCCCGGGGCGGTGGGGCTGGGCGCGCTGGTCTTCGTCGGCGCCTACATCCCGTATCTCGGGGCCTTCATCTCCGGTGCCGTGGCCGTGCTGGTCGCGCTCGCCGACCGGGGCATCGTGATCGCGCTCTGGGCGCTCGGAGTGGTGCTCGCCGTCCAGGTGCTGGAGGGGCATGTGCTCCAGCCCGTCATCCAGAGCCGTACGGTCCAGATGCACCCCGCCACGATCATGATCGCGCTGACCGCGGGCGCGAGCGTCGCGGGGCTGCTGGGCATGCTGCTGGCGGTGCCGGTGTGCGCCGCGGTGTTCGGGGTGATCGGCGAGCTGCGCAAGGGATACGAGGCCGGAAGCCTGGACGGCACGGTTCCCGGGAGCTCATGA
- a CDS encoding pirin family protein, with product MPAVTVENPLTLPKVVARDEAVARPVLTVTTAPSGFEGEGFPVRRAFAGINYRHLDPFIMMDQMGEVEYAAGEPKGTPWHPHRGFETVTYIIDGSFIHKDSHGGGGAIENGDTQWMTAGSGLLHIETPPEALVMSGGLFHGLQLWVNLPKADKMMAPRYQDIRGGQVQLLASPDGGALLRVIAGELDGHEGPGITHTPITMVHATIRPGAEVTLPWREDFNGLAYVLAGRGSVGEERRPVRTGQTAVFGKGSSLTVRADETQDGNTPDLEVVLLGGRPIREPMAHYGPFVMNTQDELKQAFEDFQAGRLGKVPAVHGM from the coding sequence ATGCCCGCAGTGACCGTCGAAAACCCGCTGACCCTGCCGAAGGTCGTGGCCCGTGACGAGGCCGTGGCCCGTCCCGTGCTGACCGTCACGACCGCGCCGAGCGGTTTCGAGGGCGAGGGGTTCCCGGTGCGGCGCGCCTTCGCCGGGATCAACTACCGGCACCTCGACCCGTTCATCATGATGGACCAGATGGGTGAGGTGGAGTACGCCGCCGGTGAGCCGAAGGGAACTCCCTGGCACCCGCACCGCGGCTTCGAGACCGTCACCTACATCATCGACGGCAGCTTCATCCACAAGGACAGCCACGGCGGCGGTGGCGCCATCGAGAACGGCGACACCCAGTGGATGACCGCCGGCAGCGGGCTCCTGCACATCGAGACGCCGCCCGAGGCGCTCGTCATGTCCGGCGGTCTCTTCCACGGCCTCCAGCTCTGGGTGAACCTGCCCAAGGCCGACAAGATGATGGCCCCGCGCTACCAGGACATCCGTGGTGGCCAGGTCCAGCTCCTCGCCTCCCCGGACGGCGGCGCGCTGCTCCGCGTCATCGCCGGTGAGCTCGACGGACACGAGGGGCCGGGCATCACCCACACGCCGATCACCATGGTCCACGCGACGATCCGGCCGGGTGCCGAGGTGACGCTCCCCTGGCGCGAGGACTTCAACGGCCTCGCGTACGTCCTCGCCGGGCGCGGGAGCGTCGGCGAGGAGCGCCGTCCGGTCCGCACCGGGCAGACCGCGGTCTTCGGCAAGGGGTCCTCGCTGACCGTCCGCGCCGACGAGACGCAGGACGGCAACACCCCGGACCTGGAGGTCGTGCTGCTCGGCGGGCGCCCGATCCGTGAGCCGATGGCGCACTACGGGCCGTTCGTGATGAACACGCAGGACGAGCTCAAGCAGGCCTTCGAGGACTTCCAGGCCGGCCGCCTCGGCAAGGTCCCGGCGGTCCACGGCATGTGA
- a CDS encoding SseB family protein, producing the protein MYGYDQNPGAQQQMGGGYGEQPLYPEPSPPSLADAVRAFTTGSLSAEDFQQIFATAKVYCPRGDNPGFLALHNTQQPVIPMFTTLKELRSYAGKESKYFVITGAEVIDLLPTGYGFVLDMEGDHRMVFDAKAVEQMVDFAMRRMYG; encoded by the coding sequence ATGTATGGCTACGACCAGAACCCGGGCGCACAGCAGCAGATGGGCGGCGGCTACGGCGAGCAGCCGTTGTACCCCGAGCCCTCGCCGCCGTCCCTGGCCGACGCGGTACGGGCCTTCACGACCGGTTCGCTCTCCGCGGAGGACTTCCAGCAGATCTTCGCCACGGCGAAGGTCTACTGCCCGCGCGGCGACAACCCCGGCTTCCTGGCCCTCCACAACACCCAGCAGCCGGTGATCCCCATGTTCACCACGCTCAAGGAGCTGCGGAGCTACGCGGGCAAGGAGTCCAAGTACTTCGTGATCACCGGCGCCGAGGTGATCGACCTGCTGCCGACCGGCTACGGCTTCGTCCTCGACATGGAGGGTGATCACCGCATGGTCTTCGACGCGAAGGCCGTGGAGCAGATGGTGGACTTCGCGATGCGCCGCATGTACGGCTGA